In Candidatus Eremiobacterota bacterium, a single window of DNA contains:
- a CDS encoding heparan-alpha-glucosaminide N-acetyltransferase domain-containing protein — MEERKIPRYAFIDAARGLALLAMVVVHAFDFWMDTQSESFGSFLWKGANFVGSLAAPLFLFLVGFNVFLSARKIRISADKPGTEIFMRNFFRGWAIFFSGYIFNYLMFCLPDTKGHPLSETFMIVQILHLIGLCLVLFSFVAPLGRYSVGLCLVLALFFGSFGPVFWEMKLPPSYFLTLLRGLPMEAYFPLFPWAFFPFMGYCGAWAFSRAHKGENLSGFMGMAFMAGSALIIGSLGVLVLEGRLVNLLAMAYDEKAFFHMELPLLAFWLGMAALSLAALYHIREVKQARGPVMRTLEDFGKAAFFLFFFHYLVFRFTEPLGLTRGWYQGTLSAPLVAALLPFLLVLCAFVCRGWLTLRVPLLKRLYRERPQGAP, encoded by the coding sequence ATGGAAGAAAGAAAAATCCCCCGCTACGCTTTTATTGATGCCGCCCGCGGCCTGGCCCTCCTCGCCATGGTGGTGGTCCATGCCTTTGATTTCTGGATGGACACACAGAGCGAAAGCTTCGGGAGCTTCCTGTGGAAGGGCGCCAACTTCGTCGGCTCCCTTGCGGCCCCCCTTTTTCTATTTCTCGTGGGCTTCAACGTCTTCCTTTCTGCGCGGAAGATCAGGATCAGCGCGGATAAGCCGGGCACCGAGATCTTTATGCGGAACTTTTTCAGGGGCTGGGCCATCTTTTTCTCGGGGTATATCTTCAACTATCTGATGTTCTGCCTTCCCGACACCAAGGGCCATCCTCTCTCAGAGACCTTCATGATCGTGCAGATTCTTCACCTCATAGGGCTCTGCCTCGTACTGTTCTCTTTCGTGGCTCCCCTTGGGAGGTACAGTGTGGGGCTCTGCCTTGTTCTTGCCCTCTTCTTCGGCTCCTTCGGCCCCGTGTTCTGGGAGATGAAGCTCCCCCCGTCGTATTTTCTCACCCTCCTGAGGGGCCTTCCCATGGAGGCCTATTTCCCCCTTTTCCCCTGGGCCTTTTTCCCTTTCATGGGATACTGCGGGGCCTGGGCCTTTTCCAGGGCTCATAAGGGCGAGAACCTTTCGGGGTTCATGGGGATGGCTTTCATGGCAGGGTCGGCGCTGATCATCGGCTCACTGGGGGTGCTGGTCCTGGAGGGCCGGCTTGTCAATCTGCTGGCCATGGCTTACGATGAGAAAGCCTTCTTTCATATGGAGCTGCCACTGCTGGCCTTCTGGCTGGGAATGGCGGCCCTCTCACTTGCAGCCCTCTATCATATCAGGGAGGTCAAGCAGGCCCGGGGGCCTGTCATGAGAACTCTTGAGGACTTCGGCAAGGCCGCCTTTTTTCTCTTTTTCTTCCATTACCTGGTTTTCCGATTCACCGAGCCTCTCGGCCTCACCAGGGGCTGGTACCAGGGCACTCTGTCGGCGCCCCTTGTGGCAGCCCTTCTCCCCTTCCTTCTCGTGCTCTGCGCCTTTGTATGCCGGGGATGGCTCACCCTCAGGGTGCCCCTTTTGAAGCGTCTTTACCGGGAGCGGCCGCAGGGTGCTCCTTGA
- a CDS encoding class I SAM-dependent methyltransferase, with protein sequence MPQNSACPLCGGSAFSFCTIAGSGYLRCGACTLVFLDPLPDPGELKSLYRGAYAKLLGIPARREEELFLKMGPKPEEGASLLDIGSSGGHFLLEAQRRGFAAEGVELREEGRGASPPLPVFYGPFEEYPPGRTFSFITMLHTLEHFPDPVAMVSKAKSLLSPGGSLLITVPNFGSAAAGVLGKYWEWFQPPFHLFHFNARTMALLLEKCGLEICEISSRRSFSLSLATQLSFYLPIVLLKMSGIYYRARTRVTGGSGRGKAPLVALLQAYLKGADVLMAPMDLLLTPLSRHLEKSLKGEELVIVARHCSGK encoded by the coding sequence TTGCCGCAAAACAGTGCCTGCCCTCTCTGCGGGGGAAGCGCCTTCTCCTTCTGCACCATTGCGGGCTCTGGTTACCTGCGCTGCGGGGCCTGCACGCTTGTCTTTCTCGATCCCCTCCCCGATCCCGGGGAACTGAAGAGCCTTTACCGGGGCGCCTATGCAAAGCTTCTTGGTATTCCCGCCAGGCGGGAGGAGGAGCTTTTCCTGAAAATGGGCCCGAAGCCTGAAGAAGGCGCCTCCCTTCTTGACATAGGCTCATCGGGAGGCCATTTCCTTTTGGAGGCCCAAAGGAGGGGATTTGCCGCCGAGGGTGTCGAGCTCCGCGAGGAGGGAAGGGGGGCCTCACCGCCTCTTCCCGTGTTTTACGGGCCTTTCGAGGAATACCCGCCGGGGCGGACCTTTTCCTTCATCACCATGCTTCACACCCTTGAGCATTTTCCTGATCCCGTGGCCATGGTGAGCAAGGCGAAAAGCCTTCTCTCCCCCGGAGGCTCCCTCTTGATCACCGTGCCCAATTTCGGGAGCGCCGCCGCAGGAGTCCTGGGGAAATACTGGGAATGGTTCCAGCCCCCTTTTCACCTCTTCCATTTCAACGCCCGCACCATGGCGCTTCTCTTGGAAAAGTGCGGCCTCGAGATCTGCGAGATCTCTTCCCGGCGGAGCTTTTCACTTTCCCTCGCGACACAGCTTTCCTTCTACCTGCCCATAGTGCTTCTCAAGATGAGCGGCATCTATTACCGCGCGAGAACCAGGGTGACTGGCGGGAGCGGCAGGGGAAAAGCTCCCCTTGTGGCCCTTCTCCAGGCTTATCTCAAAGGGGCCGATGTGCTCATGGCGCCCATGGACCTGCTCTTGACACCCCTTTCAAGGCACCTTGAAAAGAGCCTGAAAGGTGAAGAGCTTGTGATAGTGGCCCGGCACTGCTCTGGGAAATGA
- a CDS encoding L-threonylcarbamoyladenylate synthase, whose translation MIVELDPLNPLQKTIKKVVELLKNGGIIAYPTDTIYGMGCDLFNKASIEKVYQIKKMPRYKPLSIICNDLKDISIYAQVSNSAYKIMKKLIPGPYTFVLPATRVVPKIMLTKRRTIGIRVPDNLICLSIVRELGSPIISTSASVTAQEIMSDPGEIEEKFGHMLDMVIDGGVLVSEPSSMLDLTEEVPKVVREGKGDVSMFM comes from the coding sequence ATGATAGTGGAACTCGATCCATTGAACCCGCTTCAGAAGACAATAAAGAAAGTGGTGGAGCTGCTCAAGAACGGCGGAATCATCGCCTATCCCACCGATACCATCTACGGCATGGGCTGCGATCTCTTCAACAAGGCCTCGATAGAGAAAGTCTACCAGATAAAGAAGATGCCCCGGTACAAGCCTTTGAGCATCATCTGCAACGATCTGAAGGATATCTCAATCTATGCGCAGGTCTCCAACTCGGCCTACAAGATCATGAAAAAGCTCATCCCCGGACCTTACACCTTCGTGCTTCCCGCCACGAGGGTCGTTCCGAAGATCATGCTCACCAAGAGAAGGACGATAGGCATCAGGGTGCCCGACAACCTTATCTGTCTCTCCATCGTGAGGGAGCTCGGCAGCCCCATCATCAGCACGAGCGCCTCGGTGACGGCCCAGGAGATCATGAGCGATCCCGGTGAAATAGAGGAAAAATTCGGCCACATGCTCGACATGGTCATAGACGGCGGCGTGCTGGTCTCGGAGCCCTCTTCCATGCTGGACCTCACCGAGGAGGTGCCGAAAGTGGTCCGTGAAGGCAAAGGCGACGTCTCCATGTTCATGTGA
- a CDS encoding radical SAM protein, with the protein MLKIALFEAYDPSRKDRVFYPLGLASLASHVKKAFRGVSVRICRDREELLSAKPSMVGISSTSPAIPFAVAMAREVKEELGIPVILGGAHISTLPESLAPLFDAGVIGEGEATFAALVDLFLKEGKLSPSSLIEREGIVFHDGSSLRKTPHRAPIADLDSLPFPERAWTGVVSQVQWLFSSRGCPARCAFCASSAIWRGYRLHSPAYVAREAGELVKRFNSPFLIFMDDLFAVSQERVEAVAAALKEVAGPSFSSTVTLRADRATESLCGALRAMGAGFVHIGIESASDRVLAKLKCGTTTAAQNQKALDVASAAGLSPVGSFIIGAPGEEEEDLEATYRFIERNLARGTMKSFSFSPLVPFPATPVWHDAKDRGLIDPLAMDWPSLDIDVRTFTGERYMLLNDRMSHDRFMYHFRRMKDLFDHVH; encoded by the coding sequence ATGCTGAAAATTGCCCTTTTTGAGGCCTACGATCCTTCAAGGAAAGACCGTGTCTTCTACCCTCTCGGGCTTGCCTCACTTGCATCCCATGTGAAAAAGGCTTTCCGCGGTGTTTCGGTGCGCATCTGCAGGGACCGTGAAGAGCTCCTGTCGGCAAAACCCTCCATGGTGGGCATCTCGTCCACCTCGCCGGCCATACCTTTTGCCGTGGCCATGGCCCGTGAAGTGAAGGAGGAGCTCGGCATCCCCGTGATCCTTGGAGGAGCCCATATAAGCACCCTTCCTGAGAGCCTTGCGCCGCTCTTTGATGCCGGCGTCATTGGCGAAGGTGAAGCCACCTTCGCCGCCCTTGTCGATCTTTTTTTGAAAGAGGGGAAGCTTTCCCCTTCATCATTGATCGAGAGAGAAGGAATTGTCTTTCACGACGGCTCTTCGCTGCGCAAGACACCGCACCGCGCTCCCATCGCCGATCTTGACAGCCTGCCCTTCCCCGAGCGGGCATGGACCGGCGTCGTTTCACAGGTGCAGTGGCTCTTTTCATCGCGGGGGTGCCCGGCACGGTGCGCTTTCTGCGCATCGTCGGCAATCTGGAGGGGATACAGGCTTCACAGCCCCGCATACGTGGCCAGGGAAGCAGGCGAGCTTGTGAAGCGCTTCAATTCCCCATTCCTTATCTTTATGGATGACCTCTTTGCCGTGAGCCAGGAGCGGGTGGAAGCCGTCGCTGCCGCCCTCAAGGAGGTGGCAGGCCCGTCTTTCTCCTCGACGGTGACCCTCCGGGCCGACAGGGCAACGGAGTCCCTTTGCGGGGCTCTCAGGGCCATGGGCGCCGGCTTTGTGCATATTGGCATTGAATCGGCATCGGACAGGGTTCTCGCGAAGCTGAAGTGCGGCACCACGACAGCGGCACAGAACCAGAAAGCCCTTGATGTCGCGAGCGCCGCCGGCCTCTCGCCCGTGGGCTCCTTCATCATCGGCGCCCCCGGCGAGGAGGAAGAGGACCTTGAGGCGACCTACCGTTTTATCGAGCGAAATCTTGCAAGGGGCACCATGAAAAGCTTTTCCTTCAGCCCCCTTGTGCCTTTCCCTGCCACGCCCGTCTGGCATGACGCCAAGGATCGGGGCCTCATCGATCCCCTCGCGATGGACTGGCCTTCTCTTGATATTGACGTGAGGACTTTTACCGGCGAGCGGTACATGCTCCTCAACGACAGGATGAGCCACGACCGTTTCATGTATCATTTCCGGAGAATGAAAGATCTTTTTGACCACGTCCACTGA
- a CDS encoding class I SAM-dependent methyltransferase: MEFSYLEFENRHRGSSSQVKREQEGYLRFFEGKSRIVDIGCGRGEFLELLVGRGAASAYGVEINDEMRLHAGEKGLTVLGEEGLSHLKGLPSGSLEGIFLSHVAEHLHPRDLMALVAESHRVLAEGSFFVAETLNPGCLFSLGPYFMDPTHVAPVHPLTLKFILEAAGFHSLEFLYRQYLPPEFLELEPLPPGPGAPTALEEAYRKTVFRLQLIINAAFKDFIYSVAARR; encoded by the coding sequence ATGGAGTTCTCTTACCTCGAGTTTGAAAACCGCCACAGGGGCTCGAGCTCTCAGGTGAAGCGCGAGCAGGAGGGGTATCTTCGCTTTTTCGAGGGAAAGTCAAGGATAGTGGACATCGGGTGCGGCCGCGGCGAGTTTCTTGAGCTTCTTGTAGGGCGCGGTGCCGCCAGCGCCTACGGGGTAGAGATAAATGACGAGATGCGCCTTCATGCCGGGGAAAAGGGCCTCACTGTGCTTGGTGAGGAAGGGCTTTCCCACTTAAAAGGCCTCCCTTCGGGGAGCCTGGAAGGTATTTTCCTCTCCCATGTGGCAGAGCATCTCCATCCCAGGGACCTCATGGCTCTCGTCGCCGAGAGCCACCGCGTCCTTGCGGAAGGCTCCTTCTTTGTCGCCGAGACCCTCAACCCGGGCTGCCTCTTCAGCCTCGGTCCCTATTTCATGGATCCCACCCATGTGGCGCCTGTCCATCCCCTCACCTTGAAATTCATACTTGAAGCTGCGGGGTTTCATTCTCTTGAGTTTCTCTATCGCCAGTATCTGCCTCCGGAGTTTCTCGAGCTTGAGCCCCTTCCTCCCGGCCCCGGGGCCCCCACTGCGCTGGAAGAGGCATACCGCAAGACGGTCTTCAGGCTCCAGCTCATAATCAACGCGGCCTTCAAGGACTTTATTTACTCCGTGGCAGCCCGGAGGTGA
- a CDS encoding aminotransferase class I/II-fold pyridoxal phosphate-dependent enzyme produces the protein MKKVTATPAPWLSSIPRYPFIALREKKEALRKKGVEVIDFSIGDPTAPTPDFIIEAASSAMKELRSAGYPENRGSLDFRKAVVSWMRRRFAVTLDPDRELFPSLGAKEAVFAFPGCVTGGGVLVPTPGYPPYYSGALAAGKRVHLVPLLEEKGFLPDLSSISTDAAKDAKIIWVNYPNNPTTVLATRKFYNELLEFARDFNIIIASDECYTEMYHDEAPESLLQYGKEGIIVFQSLSKRSNMTGWRVGFMAGDAELIRLFLLAKENMDSGCATFVQKAAAAALADDDHVAAMREEYREKRNILKAALKEMGLREGYSGGTFYLWQPIPEGIRSAEFAARLLEEDVAVVVTPGPALAVPLPDGTNPGEGFVRFALVPPIESTKTAAARLVKACKTLVRK, from the coding sequence ATGAAAAAAGTCACCGCAACGCCAGCACCATGGCTTTCCAGCATTCCCCGCTACCCTTTCATCGCGCTCCGGGAAAAGAAGGAGGCCCTCAGGAAAAAGGGCGTCGAGGTCATTGATTTTTCCATCGGCGATCCCACGGCACCGACACCGGACTTCATCATTGAAGCCGCCTCATCGGCGATGAAGGAGCTTCGAAGCGCAGGCTACCCCGAGAACAGGGGAAGCCTGGACTTCAGGAAGGCCGTGGTTTCGTGGATGCGCAGACGCTTTGCCGTCACTCTTGACCCTGACAGGGAGCTTTTCCCCTCGCTGGGCGCCAAGGAGGCCGTCTTTGCCTTCCCGGGCTGCGTGACAGGGGGAGGCGTTCTGGTGCCCACGCCGGGCTATCCACCTTACTACAGCGGCGCCCTTGCCGCCGGCAAGAGGGTTCATCTCGTTCCCCTTCTCGAGGAAAAGGGGTTTCTCCCTGATCTCTCCTCAATTTCCACCGATGCCGCCAAGGACGCCAAGATCATATGGGTCAACTATCCCAACAATCCCACCACAGTGCTTGCCACAAGGAAATTTTACAATGAGCTGCTGGAGTTTGCGAGGGATTTCAACATAATCATCGCTTCCGACGAGTGCTACACCGAAATGTATCATGACGAGGCTCCTGAAAGCCTCCTTCAATACGGGAAAGAGGGCATAATCGTCTTCCAGAGCCTCTCGAAGAGAAGCAATATGACAGGATGGCGCGTAGGCTTCATGGCCGGCGATGCCGAGCTGATAAGGCTTTTCCTCCTTGCCAAGGAGAACATGGACTCGGGGTGTGCCACCTTTGTCCAGAAAGCGGCGGCGGCAGCCCTGGCCGATGATGACCACGTCGCCGCCATGAGAGAGGAATACCGCGAAAAGAGGAACATCCTCAAGGCCGCCCTCAAAGAGATGGGTCTCCGCGAGGGCTACTCAGGCGGCACCTTCTACCTCTGGCAGCCTATCCCCGAAGGCATACGCTCGGCGGAGTTCGCGGCGCGCCTGCTGGAGGAGGATGTCGCGGTCGTGGTGACGCCGGGACCGGCGCTCGCCGTACCGCTTCCCGACGGTACCAATCCCGGTGAAGGCTTTGTGCGCTTCGCCCTTGTGCCTCCCATTGAAAGCACGAAAACGGCGGCGGCAAGGCTGGTAAAAGCCTGCAAAACTCTCGTAAGGAAGTAA
- a CDS encoding MFS transporter, with protein sequence MEKQKPDLTVWQIINMSIGFFGIQHGFEIQFARMSSIYEKLGAQPEQIPFLWLAAPATGLIIQPIIGYMSDKTWIESLKMRRRPYFFTGALLATIALLLMPNSSALWMAAGCLWILDASLNISMEPFRAFVADKLNTKQRPTGYAMQSLMIGLGTIVGNYIASLDLLKMYPSLSSIGPTSMHLSFYLCAAIYLVCILWTVSTTPEYPPDNIEEIKQKVPPGEALAQWFRETRECYLAMPPVMKRLALVQFFTWMGLFCMWMFYTVAVAHYVFGASDPHSELYDKGIRWGAHTMLVKGVATPLFALMIPFFVKYLGRVHTHALALLICGIGLFSVPFIHNPHHLYFPMVAAGIGWASIVAMPYVILVEHLPKAQYGIFMGIFNMFIVIPEICVSLGLGTLIMKFLGGNQAMTVAFGGILIIIAAAITPTLKKFDV encoded by the coding sequence ATGGAAAAGCAAAAGCCCGATCTGACCGTCTGGCAGATCATCAACATGAGCATCGGATTCTTTGGAATCCAGCATGGCTTCGAGATCCAGTTCGCCAGGATGAGCTCAATTTACGAGAAGCTCGGCGCCCAACCGGAGCAGATCCCCTTTCTGTGGCTTGCGGCACCCGCCACGGGCCTCATCATCCAGCCCATCATAGGCTATATGAGCGACAAGACGTGGATAGAGAGCCTCAAGATGAGAAGGAGGCCCTATTTCTTCACCGGGGCGCTTCTCGCCACCATTGCCCTGCTGCTCATGCCCAACTCATCGGCCCTCTGGATGGCCGCCGGGTGCCTCTGGATCCTGGACGCCTCCCTCAATATCAGCATGGAGCCCTTCAGGGCATTCGTGGCAGACAAGCTCAACACGAAGCAGCGCCCCACGGGATACGCCATGCAGAGCCTCATGATCGGGCTCGGAACGATTGTGGGCAACTATATTGCCTCCCTGGATCTGCTGAAGATGTACCCATCCCTTTCCTCAATAGGCCCCACGTCTATGCATCTCTCATTCTATCTCTGTGCCGCCATCTACCTTGTGTGCATCCTCTGGACCGTTTCCACCACGCCGGAATATCCTCCTGATAACATTGAGGAGATAAAGCAGAAAGTCCCTCCGGGCGAGGCTCTTGCCCAGTGGTTCAGGGAGACCAGGGAGTGCTACCTGGCCATGCCGCCGGTGATGAAGAGGCTCGCACTGGTGCAGTTCTTTACATGGATGGGCCTTTTCTGCATGTGGATGTTCTACACGGTGGCCGTGGCCCACTATGTCTTCGGCGCCTCAGATCCCCATTCAGAGCTCTATGACAAGGGCATCCGGTGGGGAGCCCACACCATGCTGGTGAAAGGCGTGGCGACGCCCCTCTTCGCGCTCATGATCCCCTTCTTCGTGAAATACCTGGGCAGGGTCCATACCCACGCCCTTGCCCTGCTGATATGCGGCATCGGGCTCTTCTCGGTGCCCTTCATCCACAACCCCCACCACCTCTATTTCCCCATGGTGGCCGCCGGGATAGGCTGGGCCTCCATTGTGGCCATGCCTTACGTGATCCTCGTGGAGCACCTCCCCAAGGCTCAGTACGGCATATTCATGGGAATATTCAACATGTTCATAGTGATACCGGAAATCTGTGTCTCCCTGGGGCTGGGAACATTGATTATGAAATTCCTCGGGGGAAACCAGGCGATGACCGTGGCCTTCGGGGGAATCCTGATTATTATTGCCGCCGCCATCACGCCGACGCTGAAGAAATTTGACGTCTAA
- a CDS encoding helix-turn-helix domain-containing protein, with the protein MARLTGKEWLTLKEASELTGKSLNAVRLLVHRKKIDGVKKVQEQGRSYWVIHRDALGQLSGDLPKVKEGDVLRVKEGDAPNAKCELCTLRKNGGDPAICAEICLADPDIGDALPERPDIYHRQEDQESPDERHGSEMLEASVDGEKKRIYVVEDETLPSQDDLVEPSVPLEHYERRQKEWEKERDGLMQGLMMYRFKFEELDRKMKVLPAPPEYVSAKIEELESQLAEESREKDVLVSELGNKLTTLFIDEEKNREHYETRVKDYEHSLAELKKRLEEEERAKEALRCQMDEAMHELRERRKPWWKKVLRTGAKKH; encoded by the coding sequence ATGGCCAGGCTTACAGGAAAAGAATGGCTTACCCTCAAGGAGGCAAGTGAGCTTACAGGGAAGAGTCTTAATGCCGTGAGACTTCTTGTTCACAGGAAAAAAATAGACGGGGTGAAGAAGGTCCAGGAGCAGGGCAGATCCTACTGGGTCATCCACCGCGACGCCCTGGGGCAGCTCTCCGGTGACCTTCCCAAGGTGAAAGAGGGCGACGTGCTCAGGGTGAAAGAGGGCGACGCTCCCAATGCAAAATGTGAGCTCTGCACCCTCAGGAAAAACGGCGGCGACCCGGCAATATGCGCAGAAATATGTCTTGCCGATCCCGACATAGGTGACGCTCTTCCGGAAAGGCCGGACATATATCACCGGCAGGAAGATCAGGAAAGCCCTGATGAGCGACATGGGTCAGAAATGCTTGAGGCCTCTGTTGACGGGGAAAAGAAGAGGATATATGTCGTTGAAGACGAGACCCTGCCCTCCCAGGATGATCTCGTGGAGCCCTCTGTTCCCCTTGAGCACTATGAGCGCAGGCAGAAAGAATGGGAGAAGGAACGCGACGGTCTTATGCAGGGCCTCATGATGTACCGCTTCAAGTTTGAGGAGCTTGACAGAAAGATGAAAGTCCTCCCTGCGCCCCCCGAGTATGTGAGCGCAAAGATAGAGGAGCTTGAAAGCCAGCTTGCCGAAGAATCAAGGGAGAAGGATGTTCTTGTGTCGGAGCTGGGTAACAAGCTCACGACCCTTTTCATCGATGAAGAGAAAAACAGGGAGCATTACGAGACCAGGGTGAAGGATTACGAGCACTCCCTGGCGGAGCTGAAAAAGAGGCTTGAGGAAGAAGAGCGGGCAAAAGAAGCCCTCAGGTGCCAGATGGATGAGGCGATGCATGAGCTCAGGGAGCGGCGGAAGCCCTGGTGGAAAAAAGTGCTCCGCACCGGAGCAAAGAAGCATTAG
- a CDS encoding 2-dehydropantoate 2-reductase: MRILIIGAGAIGTMLGVRLTLSGKEVTYHDRPEVIAALAKDGLSMVVDGKTHRVSQVRTDGDLSGGLRRVPYDLAILCVKAYHTEEAVKKLDRSLFTSLLTIQNGVGNEEFLISRFGADQLFSGAITLPVGRNPAGVPEIANARGGIGVAPVRKGDSCEEVLTLFKRADFVTRIYGDYRALKWSKLLINMLGNAASALLAVPPQEIFYDRRLTGIEKEAFLEALEVMKKMKIAPVDLPSYPVRLIALLFSLASPTMLEVIVNSQKSMSRGSKMPSLYLDLESGSGSSEVEVLNGAVAREGERLGVRVPVNKFLYRTLDAMAKGRIPRDRFRGKREEFLEALLEAREGKGDAP; encoded by the coding sequence GTGAGGATCCTTATAATCGGAGCCGGTGCCATAGGCACCATGCTGGGAGTGAGGCTTACGCTCTCAGGCAAGGAGGTCACCTACCATGATCGCCCTGAAGTCATCGCCGCCCTTGCAAAAGACGGCCTTTCCATGGTAGTTGACGGGAAAACCCACAGAGTATCGCAGGTGAGGACCGATGGAGACCTCTCCGGTGGCCTTCGCCGGGTGCCCTATGACCTGGCCATTCTCTGTGTCAAGGCCTATCATACTGAAGAGGCCGTCAAGAAGCTTGACAGGAGCCTCTTCACCTCCCTTCTCACCATCCAGAACGGCGTAGGAAATGAAGAGTTTCTCATTTCCAGGTTTGGTGCCGATCAGCTCTTCTCTGGAGCCATCACGCTTCCAGTAGGAAGGAACCCGGCAGGGGTCCCGGAAATTGCCAATGCAAGGGGAGGAATCGGCGTGGCGCCGGTAAGGAAAGGCGATTCCTGCGAGGAAGTGCTCACCCTTTTCAAGAGGGCAGACTTTGTGACGAGGATCTACGGGGACTACAGGGCCTTGAAATGGTCAAAGCTCCTCATCAACATGCTGGGCAACGCCGCATCAGCCTTGCTCGCCGTGCCTCCTCAGGAGATCTTTTACGACAGGCGCCTCACGGGAATTGAAAAGGAGGCCTTTCTGGAGGCCCTTGAAGTGATGAAAAAAATGAAGATCGCCCCCGTGGACCTTCCCTCATACCCCGTGAGGCTCATTGCCCTTCTCTTTTCCCTTGCCTCGCCTACCATGCTGGAGGTTATCGTGAACAGCCAGAAATCCATGTCGCGGGGCTCGAAGATGCCCTCCCTTTACCTGGACCTTGAAAGCGGCTCGGGATCTTCGGAGGTGGAGGTGCTGAACGGCGCCGTGGCGAGAGAGGGAGAGCGCCTTGGCGTTCGGGTCCCCGTCAATAAATTTCTTTACAGGACTCTTGATGCCATGGCAAAGGGCCGCATTCCCCGTGATCGCTTCAGGGGAAAGAGAGAGGAGTTCCTCGAGGCACTCCTCGAGGCGCGGGAAGGGAAAGGGGATGCCCCTTAG
- a CDS encoding tetratricopeptide repeat protein translates to MVIQRKWAHWCLAVMLLGLLAGCGMFDPAAQAKKHMKLARESIASGSYDKAAEEFNEVLKYSPDNPGALQGLIECYEKKGDLEKAIEAQKSSMEKSPSPGQAQKLASLYIAKNDARNALDVLMKELAISPADAEINRLIGEAQLCDKKQDEALRYFLACLLYDSTCDFDFEKAKNEQPYFFFFKYFPVPYGDFKSKDMARAVMDKANKIIASLGSAKAPEGKDKLPLDLFADKMVTPGEKIGSIKLGTPFETVKNDFGEGMALAVTKEMLYTHKKYRILAFVDEKGAISQLSCQDRRFITEKRIMAEASSPGEVIAEYGSSYSLYPAPPQEKATFKMVYEKEGIGFSFTGIAVSDIFIRQSFPSATAASPGEETK, encoded by the coding sequence ATGGTGATTCAAAGGAAATGGGCCCACTGGTGCCTGGCCGTCATGCTGCTGGGGCTTCTCGCAGGGTGCGGCATGTTCGATCCTGCCGCCCAGGCGAAAAAACACATGAAACTGGCCCGGGAAAGCATCGCGAGCGGCTCATACGATAAGGCCGCCGAAGAGTTCAACGAGGTGCTGAAGTATTCTCCCGACAATCCGGGAGCCCTCCAGGGGCTCATCGAGTGCTACGAGAAAAAGGGCGATCTGGAGAAAGCCATCGAGGCGCAGAAGAGCTCCATGGAAAAGAGTCCCTCTCCAGGCCAGGCACAGAAGCTCGCCTCCCTTTATATCGCAAAGAATGATGCCAGGAACGCCCTTGACGTCCTCATGAAAGAGCTCGCCATCAGTCCTGCCGATGCCGAGATAAACAGGCTCATAGGCGAGGCACAGCTCTGTGACAAGAAGCAAGACGAGGCCCTCCGGTATTTCCTTGCATGCCTCCTCTATGACAGCACCTGCGACTTCGACTTTGAAAAGGCCAAGAACGAGCAGCCTTACTTTTTCTTCTTCAAGTACTTCCCCGTGCCCTATGGTGACTTCAAGAGCAAGGATATGGCCCGCGCCGTGATGGATAAAGCAAATAAGATTATTGCCTCACTGGGATCTGCGAAGGCTCCAGAGGGCAAGGACAAGCTCCCTCTCGATCTCTTTGCCGACAAGATGGTGACGCCTGGAGAAAAAATCGGGAGCATCAAGCTGGGGACACCCTTTGAGACCGTGAAAAATGACTTTGGTGAGGGCATGGCCCTTGCCGTGACAAAAGAGATGCTCTATACCCACAAGAAGTACCGCATACTCGCCTTTGTGGATGAAAAGGGGGCCATCAGCCAGCTGAGCTGCCAGGACAGGCGCTTCATCACCGAGAAGAGAATCATGGCCGAGGCATCAAGCCCCGGCGAGGTCATCGCCGAGTACGGAAGCTCGTACTCGCTTTACCCGGCGCCTCCGCAGGAGAAAGCCACCTTCAAGATGGTCTATGAGAAGGAGGGAATCGGCTTCTCCTTTACAGGGATAGCGGTGAGCGATATCTTCATCAGGCAGTCCTTCCCCTCAGCCACAGCCGCCTCACCAGGCGAGGAGACAAAATAA